DNA sequence from the Dunckerocampus dactyliophorus isolate RoL2022-P2 chromosome 4, RoL_Ddac_1.1, whole genome shotgun sequence genome:
TGTTGGACAGCCCCGATATATGCTATAAGTATATTTTACAGTTTGACAGGGTACAATAATGCATATggaagatgaactggaaaagTGAAAGACTAAAGAGAAGCCTCGGCCTCCCCACTGAATGGAAGTCACtatttttcaaacatgaatCTGTGTTGTGTGACAGGTATTAAAGAACGAGGGGACAGTGAAGGCAGCACGCAACTTCAGTGCCAGTGGCGATGCAGCAGTCATGGACCAGGCAATCAAGGCAAAAGGTGATCCCAAAATGCTTTGGGTCATCAAAAGGAATGCTTGTGCCAACTTGTCCTGTCATAGAAATGTGACATCTTGGAGAAAGAAGGGCTACCTTTTGTTTTCAGTGCTTAGCACACCCTGCTGGCAGATATTCACAAGTACAACTTTGTCAGGGATATGCTCCACATGCCACTATGTTACATTACTATGTAAGTTGTGCTTCTATTTGACAAGATGTCATTTGTGCAGGTGTGGATGAGAACACTATTATTGAAATCCTGGTGAAGAGGAGCAACGAGCAGAGACAGCAGATTAAAGAAGCTTACCAACAGGCCAACGGAAAGGTAAGGAAAAGGTGGTAAAGTACAAACAGAattacacacacaatcacatttTATACTTTCTCTTTGCGTTGTCACCTTGAAGCCTCTGGAGGCAGCACTGAAGAAGGCTTTGAAGGGAGATTTGGAGGACGTGGTCATGGCTCTGCTGAAAACACCAGCCCAGTATGATGCCCAGCTGCTGAAAATGGCCATGAAggtacatgtgcacacacatgtgCACCACACCCTTCCACACAGTCATTTAGCGGAGGGAAACTGCTGTCGTTGCACTTTGGAGGTCAGAACTGATTTTAAGTCTGTGGCTCACAGCCATCTCCGCCCACTTCCATGTATTCATGTTGGCTCGTCCCAGTAGGATGGCTGTTGATGAAATTACAGTACTTCTGGATTAACCCCTTTATACTTGATTCCTTGTCTTAGGGCATGGGAACAGATGAGGACACACTGGTTGAGGTTTTAGCCTCCCGAACCAATACAGAGATTCTGGATATAAAGAAGGCCTACAAGGAAGGTGTGTTGTGACAATTTGAAAACAGCAGTCTTCAGTTTCATCAAACTGTTGATTGGGAATCCAAATGGATGTTTACTTATTTagtgaattacttttttcacagAACTGTATAATGCAGGATAGATATATAACCCTTTTCCATGAAACTTTGTGAAGAGTGGGTGCATAGGCCAATGAACAACCTTTTCAATTTTGGTGAGACTCTGCATAAAGGTGCTCATACATTAATGGTTATTAACGTAGTTGTAGTTTTTCTGTAGATGGTCATTACATTATTGCTAAAACAACATGTTCAATTGTAGCCTCAGGTTTTCGCACAGTACTGTATGGGCGTGTATGCGCAACTGCGCACTGCACCTGCTTTGCCGTCCTTTTGAACctactcatatacaaaataccacagaatggaagttggactacatcaagttctcaggttttgggcAAATgtgatactacagtgtgcacgtaTGTTGGCACTCACAGAGGCCCAAGGAATGCCCAGGTCATTTTTGTGTacgctcagacacttgaaaaaattagggggaacatAGGTTACAACATTACGAAATACACAGTTAgaaatgtttgtgtcctctaAAAGATTACAAGAAGGACCTGGAAGAAGACGTCAGATCTGACACCAGCGGAGAGTTCAGAACTGCACTCCTTACGCTCTGCAAGGTACGTGTGAGTCCAGATGTAGTCACTCTTTATTGTGTTACAGGATGTGTGAAGCGGACCTTGTTCATTAAGCCTTTCTTTCAAAGCTCTAGGATGGTCTTAAGTTAAAGAAACATAACACTCCTACTGTAGTTACAGGGGTTCTTCAAATAAATTCCACACATGCAAATAGTAGCACTTCACATTCATATGTCAATATATTTAATTGTAGAAAATAATACTTTAATCGGCAAATTAACTGGTTAGGTTGCCAActtctggaaaaataaataagggacaccttgttgacacccgactgtttttttttttgcctttaattgcgtcaaacaaatgtactatttgacacaaacctgaatttaatttgatgcctgttttagagtaatactaatacatgggaagttaatattttaataatatgttTTAGTTAAAAATATCACAACTTAAACACACAACTAGTGGTTTGAAGACAAGACTTACGTATTATAATGGTGacaagagagcaaggttgttaagtgacactttaaaaaagttagtacgtaccccatgaacatgaCAGCCACCAGAGCATCCCTGTGGGACGAACACAAGCTCGGAacgaaccgcattgcttgtttgttttaaagacaaaatgtctgtggtaaaaagaaaaaaaaaaagggtcacCAGTGAAGTCCGTGGACCAGAGACTAGGTGGATAACTATAGCTAGCTAACTGCTGCCAGagagatgctgtggcattttgctttgcaatcatctttttccctcctaatttctactatgttaccttGCGTTGCTCCCCACAAGGCTTACttgctgcactctgtgtgtgtgtgtgtgtgtgtgtgtgtgtgtgtgtgtgtgtgtgtgtgtatgctggcAGCCCCGcatccccccacagagacaaagcgactgtatgactgataaGAGATCTCACTTCGTCCGAACGCCATTATTCTATGAAGCGCTTAAGTGCTGAAcccatgcacagagtgaactctctttctGCGTGTTAGGAGGCGAGACGcaatgaaaacagaaaacagacacgcatgcacatggcaatatacggaggctggcaaaattatcaagttaattttcatttattttgtgattaatttgTTTATTATCGAGAGACCgttttttctgaacaaaaaatgtcatcaagTTTTAATCTGGCAAGATCTTGTGACCCGAGAGTTTGTGACACCTCTGCTTTATTCATTATCATGGATGACCATTGTTAACTTTCTATTGTATGTAACcaaagtgaaatatttcatgctagaatatactgtatgtagtgtgaGCTCTGTAAGGTTTTTGTTTATCACAGGCTAACCGCACCGAGGGAGTGTGTGATCAACTGATTGACAGTGATGCCAGATCTCTGTATGAGGCTGGAGAGGGCAGGAAAGGCAAAGACTGCTCCGTCTTCATTGAAATCCTCACCAGTAGGAGCGCCCCTCATCTCCGTCAAGGTCAGCTAGCTTGCCACCCTCTTCTGCAGTGTCTGTTCTCGTAGTGCACATCTCACGCGCATCCTCTTTCTTATCATTCAGTGTTTGAGAGGTACTCAAAGTACAGCAAGGTGGATGTGGCCAAAGCAATTGACCTGGAGATGAAGGGTGATATTGAGAATTGCCTCACAGCAGTAGGTAAAGACACACTCTTATGCTTAAACCTAATTACctgactgcgattggctggcgaccagcccagggtgtactctgcctctctcccgaagtcagctgggataagctccagcatacccacgcgactctagcgaggataagcggcatagaaaatggatggatggataattaccTGAATATGCATTTCCATATATTTAATGTAtacctgttttatttttgttcattttagtcAAGTGTGCTGGGAGCAGGCCTGCTTTCTTTGCTGAGAAACTTTACTTGGCCATGAAGGTGTCGTAGCCCATGTCACAAACCATAAAAGATATTGCACCATCTTCTCATTGCCAGTGTCTTATTGACTATTGTCTGATTTTCAGGGATCTGGAACCCGCAAAAACATCCTTACCCGTATCATGGTGAGCCGCTCTGAAAAAGACTTGAAAGTAATCAAGGATGAGTACAAGAAGAAATACGGCAAAACACTCTACCAAGATATTTTGGTGAGATAACACACGATAGTTCTGAATGcacatatatactttttttcatCTAATATTGCCAACACAGGGAGAGTACGGGGGCTTCCACTATTTCAactatatttacttttttcagGACGACACTAAAGGAGACTATGAGAAGATTCTGCTGGCTCTCTGTGGGAGTGAGAACTGATTCCTCATCCGGCTATGAGCTCTCATACAGCTGATAAGGCCATGTAACTGAAGAATTGCGTCCGATGCCCAGCTGTGTCAAACAATCTACTGTCATgataaatattagataataccagcaaagagcaaagactaACACCAAATTAGCATTGCCTCAGCACATATTATCTTTCTAAGAattgcattttaattcattttgactCAGATTGACTCTGTGTGGTGATAGGAGGAGTGACATACCTGTAACTGGTGCttgaaggaaaagaaaaaattgTTATTGCAACACAGCATGAAAAAATCCTCCTCTTGTGACAATTATACTGTACACCCGTGTAACCGAAGGAGCTTTGGcatactgcaataaaagctttttttctATGTGGTCTCTCTTTTTAACACACCATCTAAAACACATAAACCTGGACTATATACTCTTTGTCAGATGCAAATCAACCATCCATgtgagcacatatagacaaacaaccactcacactcatattcacacctaaatgtttagcctaacatgcatgtttttagaagaTTGGAAGAACAAGAACCTGAATCTGGAGGCAAATGTGCTAACCATAACATCACTATGCTGACCAGAAATcaatacagttaaaaaaatactATGTCAGCAGTTTTATACACAACCAGTTCATATTGacattaattttaaaatatatatattttttattgtcaaaaatgttttctcaATATATTCATGGTGAATATAATTCACAGAGCAGCCACAACGgcattttcaaatgtgaattttaaTGGTGATTTTTGAAAGGTCAAATGATTAGGGTTGCCAGATTTGAAACCAAATGTAACACGACGCAATCGTTTTTTTACGTCGCGAAGGGGAAATTTAACTCTCTTACCTGGCAACCTGGTCCACCTCCACTGTAAACAGCAGAGCACCCACTCCGGTGAGCTAGCGCTACGCTAACCAACTTTTATGTTGTCTGTATTTATATCGATGTTTGATACGTAACAAACTGAGCAACAAAAACTACTAGATTATTTTACTaagctgtatgtgtgtgttctaaCTCCATAAGCATTACTGATGACAGACATGACAGACTGCATTGCAAGCTAATGCTGGCTAGGGAAATGATACGGTCAAATGGGCACAGTTAAAGCATCCGAAAAATGCTAAATGTCATACATTGATTAAAATCTGACATCACGATTTCACGCAACAGTATACATCAATGGTTTGACTTTGAGAGGCTCATGTTAGCGATAGTTCTGATGAGCTGGGTGAAATacagtttgactttattgtcatcctCTCGTCAGGACTGTATAGTGGCTGGAAGGTCAGCATCATGCACCATCAATATCATGTGTCTCTTTTCATTTCAGGTCCTCTGTAACCTAAACAATGACAACAACCTGACCAATGGACCAATGCAAGTTTGGAGCTAGATCATGAATGACAAACTAGTGTTCTTGGGCCTGCTGTACTTCGTCCAGGGTATC
Encoded proteins:
- the anxa1a gene encoding annexin A1a, with amino-acid sequence MLACRPCKLTHTSTSPLYCGTSPASSPSMSFIREIMMQTVYLGMPDESVLKNEGTVKAARNFSASGDAAVMDQAIKAKGVDENTIIEILVKRSNEQRQQIKEAYQQANGKPLEAALKKALKGDLEDVVMALLKTPAQYDAQLLKMAMKGMGTDEDTLVEVLASRTNTEILDIKKAYKEDYKKDLEEDVRSDTSGEFRTALLTLCKANRTEGVCDQLIDSDARSLYEAGEGRKGKDCSVFIEILTSRSAPHLRQVFERYSKYSKVDVAKAIDLEMKGDIENCLTAVVKCAGSRPAFFAEKLYLAMKGSGTRKNILTRIMVSRSEKDLKVIKDEYKKKYGKTLYQDILDDTKGDYEKILLALCGSEN